Proteins encoded in a region of the Antedon mediterranea chromosome 2, ecAntMedi1.1, whole genome shotgun sequence genome:
- the LOC140041194 gene encoding uncharacterized protein yields the protein MDKLKVTRRNRKGTLTRALGGLRQLVDSQPSEQELQEELLRVKRTFETIEQSHAELVELINDDDEFQKEEDWMVRCQQEYMAEIHAIKTEYKTKTVSNNLAAKAIQDVETETLEKNQPDTIVNDKVNNSENHNVVDQPNVVEANVNNHNNVSNDKTEGTWDSLVKALSLPRTPLKHYDGDPVYYHSFITSYQSMMSGVNDDSVKLNTLILFCKGKALDAIQFCVMKPPTEGFKAAWDTLRERFGNTAIIVQAWVQKILTRGKVNVHSLREFSDDIENCYEALSALGYLNELNNQASLKQIIDGLPKFLQNRWCRENQKIKAKGTNPSLKDIVMFVKTAALETSDPVFGNQEQQKPQEKHKVRVNQIAAKTEYHKCWVCQNDDHWTDQCEAMLKLSSDERMKMVKEKHACFACLKIAGRNHRMANCTRRKRCNKLVDKQCCDKYHHPLLHPEVKAGNVGLVGLSKSVIDNEPLLQVLEVEVINGNTSKKANVMLDNGSQGTFIREAFVNSLGIQGKNVTAALTTVGGKEEKYDTKIYDIQLVGENPKKIHEIKAIGMSDISDNPDVNVRKLEQLFEMKEGTLKRQAGPIDILIGVNYAHLHTGKILEGDGIVAQKCPLGWTVYGGGGNSTLNNRIMHVKISKPVDLTDFWSTEAMGVDVGSCSCKKSLIVNEGMETKLLEDSCIKVENQWTVPYPWVRDPSDLMDNKHQAKKMLGVLERRLTKNREHAKAYQHQMDEMVQMQFARKLSKSEVNCYQGPVHYIPHFLVNRPENRSTPVRIVFNASNRYNGDTINDFWMKGLDLLNNLVGVILRFRENRIAILGDISKMYHRIHIPEIDQHVHRYLWRDMEFDREPDIYIKQVLTFGDKPAPAMALTALRLTARESQTEYPEAAKVIERDTYMDDICPSVKSKPEAVKLIQDIDKILSNGGFSVKGWVSNEKIAEKVQVEAKEVAMISSVEKVLGIRWIPSKDVFVFKVNIGTEALTKRKILSIIARLFDPIGFVAPVTVKAKMRIQELWETGVDWDDKLTEQTETKWKRLFEEFQRINDVTFSRCLTPHNVSDEVVLVIFCDASEKAFGACAYIRWKLKDGAYDTRFIIGKSRVAPLKTLTVPRLELQAAVIAARMKATVTEELTLRFNEIIIMTDSMVVLSWIRKPSSHFKSFVGIRVAEIQSKTEIKSWRHVPGSMNPADDVSRGIPIESINGRWLNGPEFIKLPMKEWPHERIEMQEVKEEEKGVKFCGNIVNSGDLNVAEFGTWEDMLEEYRKTVYGVDSEALDVQKVRDLELMLLRKVQRECFPEEVKLLQSGKNVQKGSRLVSMDPQWDESGLIRVGGRLRKAVDLDIDLHPVLLDPSHHITKLLIKRIDSNVFCHSAGPNQVFAYVRRRYWILKGRNTIKSILRKCIECQKWRKDATVPRMADLPEARVRVGKQPFHSTGVDCWGPIIVQVKRSQEKRWGIIFKCLTTRSIHLEIISCMDADTFLMAYRRFVARRGTPKELLSDCGTNFKGAERELNECFKAMSTELQKKLATQQVDFRFNPPNAPHFGGIWEREVRSVKNALKCCLKNKVVSEVVLQTVVVEVEGILNSKPLGYASSDIADVDPITPNLLLMCRRDPALPPIAFQPHEIRSRKQWRHSQLIADQFWKKFIGEYLPSLQIRQKWHKDKKKPKGRRRSISY from the coding sequence ATGGACAAGCTAAAGGTAACCAGAAGAAACCGCAAGGGCACCTTAACAAGAGCCTTAGGTGGATTGAGACAACTCGTTGATAGCCAACCATCGGAGCAAGAGCTGCAAGAAGAACTATTAAGAGTTAAAAGAACGTTTGAAACCATTGAGCAATCTCATGCAGAGTTAGTCGAGTTGATAaacgatgatgatgaatttCAAAAGGAAGAAGATTGGATGGTAAGATGCCAACAGGAATATATGGCGGAAATCCATGCTATCAAGACTGAATATAAGACCAAAACAGTATCCAACAACCTAGCAGCAAAAGCAATTCAAGATGTTGAAACAGAAACATTAGAAAAGAATCAACCTGATACTATAGTTAATGATAAGGTAAACAATAGTGAAAATCATAATGTTGTAGATCAACCTAATGTTGTTGAAGCTAATGTTAACAATCATAATAATGTATCTAACGATAAAACTGAAGGTACTTGGGATAGTCTAGTAAAAGCACTATCACTTCCCCGTACACCCCTGAAACATTATGATGGGGATCCTGTATATTATCATTCCTTTATAACTTCTTATCAGAGCATGATGTCAGGCGTTAATGATGATAGTGTTAAGTTGAACaccttaatattattttgtaaaggtAAAGCTCTGGATGCAATTCAATTCTGTGTCATGAAACCACCCACTGAAGGATTTAAAGCAGCTTGGGACACTTTAAGGGAAagatttggtaatacagcaatCATTGTCCAGGCATGGGTCCAAAAGATTTTGACTAGAGGAAAGGTGAATGTTCATAGTTTAAGGGAGTTTTCCGATGACATTGAAAACTGTTATGAGGCACTAAGTGCACTTGGGTATTTAAATGAATTGAACAATCAAGCTAGTTTAAAGCAAATAATTGATGGTTTGCCTAAGTTTCTCCAAAACAGGTGGTGCCGAGAGAATCAGAAGATCAAGGCCAAAGGAACTAATCCATCTTTGAAAGACATTGTTATGTTTGTAAAAACTGCAGCCTTGGAAACTAGTGACCCAGTCTTCGGAAACCAGGAACAGCAAAAACCCCAAGAAAAGCACAAAGTGAGAGTAAACCAAATTGCTGCCAAAACAGAATACCATAAATGTTGGGTATGTCAAAATGATGACCACTGGACTGACCAATGTGAAGCTATGTTGAAACTAAGTTCAGATGAACGCATGAAAATGGTAAAGGAAAAACATGCATGTTTTGCATGCTTGAAAATTGCAGGCCGAAATCACCGGATGGCAAATTGCACCAGACGAAAACGATGCAACAAGTTGGTAGATAAACAATGTTGTGACAAGTATCACCATCCTTTACTGCACCCAGAAGTGAAAGCAGGGAACGTGGGATTGGTAGGTCTGTCCAAAAGTGTAATTGACAATGAACCATTACTGCAGGTACTTGAAGTTGAGGTAATTAATGGAAACACAAGCAAGAAAGCAAATGTGATGTTAGACAACGGCTCCCAAGGTACTTTCATAAGGGAAGCCTTTGTTAACAGTTTGGGTATCCAGGGTAAAAATGTTACAGCAGCGTTGACCACTGTGGGAGGTAAGGAGGAAAAATATGATACAAAAATCTATGACATACAGTTAGTAGGTGAGAATCCAAAGAAAATACATGAAATCAAGGCCATCGGAATGAGCGACATAAGTGATAATCCTGATGTTAATGTTAGAAAACTGGAACAATTGTTCGAGATGAAGGAGGGTACACTGAAAAGACAGGCTGGACCGATTGATATTCTAATAGGAGTAAATTATGCACACCTCCACACAGGAAAAATCCTGGAAGGGGATGGAATTGTGGCTCAGAAGTGCCCTCTGGGATGGACTGtttatggtggtggtggtaatTCCACGTTGAACAACCGGATAATGCATGTTAAAATCAGTAAACCTGTTGACCTTACAGATTTCTGGTCAACTGAAGCAATGGGAGTAGATGTAGGATCATGTAGCTGTAAGAAGAGTCTGATTGTAAATGAGGGAATggaaacaaagttactggaagaCTCATGTATCAAGGTGGAGAACCAGTGGACAGTTCCCTACCCATGGGTAAGAGATCCGTCTGACCTGATGGACAATAAAcatcaagcaaaaaaaatgttGGGTGTGTTAGAAAGGAGATTGACAAAAAATAGAGAACATGCAAAGGCATACCAACATCAAATGGACGAAATGGTGCAAATGCAATTCGCAAGAAAATTGTCCAAGTCTGAAGTCAATTGTTATCAAGGCCCTGTCCATTATATTCCGCATTTTTTGGTGAACCGACCAGAGAACAGAAGCACACCAGTCCGGATTGTGTTCAATGCTTCAAACAGATATAACGGAGACACCATAAATGATTTTTGGATGAAAGGCCTGGACCTTTTAAACAACTTAGTCGGAGTAATACTACGCTTTCGAGAGAATCGCATTGCCATCCTCGGAGATATATCGAAAATGTATCATCGAATCCACATCCCTGAGATTGATCAACACGTTCACAGATACCTATGGCGAGATATGGAGTTCGACAGAGAGCCTGATATATATATTAAGCAAGTTCTTACGTTTGGCGACAAGCCAGCCCCGGCCATGGCACTAACAGCCTTAAGACTTACAGCAAGAGAAAGTCAAACTGAATACCCAGAGGCCGCTAAAGTAATAGAGAGAGATACATACATGGACGACATATGTCCATCAGTGAAGTCCAAACCCGAAGCAGTTAAGTTAATTCAAGACATAGACAAGATACTAAGCAATGGTGGATTCTCAGTAAAGGGATGGGTATCAAATGAAAAGATAGCAGAAAAAGTCCAAGTTGAAGCGAAAGAAGTTGCAATGATTAGTAGTGTAGAGAAAGTTCTAGGAATCAGATGGATACCGAGTAAGGATGTATTTGTATTCAAAGTAAATATTGGTACAGAGGCACTCACAAAGAGGAAGATACTAAGTATCATAGCAAGGTTGTTTGATCCTATTGGGTTCGTAGCACCAGTGACGGTAAAAGCAAAAATGAGAATTCAAGAATTGTGGGAAACAGGAGTTGATTGGGACGACAAGTTAACTGAACAAACTGAAACCAAATGGAAAAGACTGTTCGAGGAATTTCAAAGGATTAATGATGTAACATTCTCCCGATGTTTGACTCCACATAATGTTTCAGATGAGGTGGTATTGGTGATTTTCTGTGATGCCTCTGAGAAGGCGTTCGGCGCCTGCGCATATATACGATGGAAACTGAAGGACGGAGCCTATGATACACGCTTTATAATAGGTAAATCAAGGGTAGCACCGTTAAAGACACTTACTGTTCCGAGGCTCGAGCTTCAAGCGGCTGTAATAGCAGCTAGAATGAAAGCTACAGTAACCGAAGAATTGACGCTGAGGTTCAATGAGATTATCATAATGACAGACAGCATGGTAGTTCTGAGTTGGATCAGGAAGCCCAGTAGTCACTTCAAATCATTTGTAGGCATTAGGGTAGCAGAGATTCAAAGTAAAACGGAGATAAAGAGTTGGAGACATGTGCCAGGCAGCATGAACCCAGCGGATGATGTATCCCGAGGAATTCCAATAGAAAGCATAAATGGTAGATGGCTTAATGGACCAGAGTTCATCAAACTACCCATGAAGGAATGGCCCCATGAAAGAATTGAAATGCAGGAAgtcaaagaagaagaaaaaggaGTAAAGTTTTGTGGGAATATTGTAAACTCAGGTGATTTAAATGTAGCGGAATTTGGAACATGGGAAGATATGTTAGAAGAATATAGAAAAACAGTGTACGGAGTAGATTCCGAAGCATTAGATGTGCAGAAAGTGAGAGATCTGGAACTGATGCTCTTACGCAAAGTTCAGAGAGAATGTTTCCCAGAAGAAGTGAAGTTGCTGCAGAGTGGGAAAAATGTGCAAAAGGGTAGCCGGCTAGTTAGCATGGACCCTCAATGGGATGAATCAGGATTAATTAGAGTTGGTGGTAGACTCCGAAAAGCAGTAGATCTAGACATTGATTTACACCCTGTATTACTTGATCCCAGTCACCACATCACTAAATTACTAATCAAACGAATAGATAGTAATGTTTTCTGTCATAGCGCTGGACCAAATCAAGTATTTGCTTATGTTCGAAGAAGATATTGGATTCTGAAAGGAAGAAACACGATAAAGTCAATCTTAAGAAAATGTATAGAGTGCCAAAAATGGAGAAAGGATGCTACAGTGCCAAGAATGGCAGACTTACCGGAAGCCAGAGTTAGAGTTGGTAAACAGCCATTTCACTCCACCGGAGTAGATTGTTGGGGACCGATAATAGTTCAAGTGAAACGATCACAGGAAAAGAGATGGGGTATTATATTCAAGTGCCTTACCACGAGATCCATTCATCTAGAAATAATAAGTTGCATGGATGCAGACACGTTTCTCATGGCATACAGAAGATTTGTCGCAAGAAGAGGGACACCTAAAGAGTTGCTATCTGACTGCGGTACTAACTTTAAAGGGGCAGAAAGAGAACTAAATGAATGTTTCAAAGCTATGAGTACGGAACTGCAAAAGAAACTTGCTACGCAGCAAGTAGACTTCAGGTTCAACCCTCCTAATGCCCCTCATTTTGGAGGAATATGGGAGCGGGAGGTTAGATCAGTAAAGAATGCACTGAAATGCTGCTTGAAGAACAAAGTTGTGAGTGAAGTAGTTTTACAGACGGTTGTGGTAGAAGTTGAGGGTATACTTAATTCAAAACCTCTAGGTTATGCCTCTTCCGACATCGCTGACGTAGACCCCATTACTCCCAATTTATTACTGATGTGTAGAAGAGATCCTGCGTTACCACCAATTGCATTCCAACCGCATGAAATACGAAGTAGAAAACAGTGGCGTCACAGCCAGTTGATAGCTGATCAATTCTGGAAGAAGTTTATAGGCGAATACTTACCTAGTTTGCAAATCAGACAAAAGTGGCATaaggataaaaaaaaacctaaaggAAGGAGACGTAGTATTAGTTATTGA